From Danio rerio strain Tuebingen ecotype United States chromosome 2, GRCz12tu, whole genome shotgun sequence:
gacggatggtgtatttccagagttggtgaaatgactaagcacaccttcttggtcatatgtggtgataataatgaaggtacgtttgataaagttctgtatttgtttcacataagctgagagggtattagagcattagagaataacaaatgacatgaaggtgataagttttgtattgtgggtgaactgttacttaaataatgttttgctctttgctttgcacttttcctcttctgcttatcctaatagttaagattatatttggacctgaaacatctgctagactccaggaaaggtggcgtcaatactggtcCTGAAAGGGCccaacaagttgaatctggtaaagaaacacgcatgcacgcacacacacacacacacacacacacacacacacacacacgcacacgcttacagaaaactgtaagtttaggaatttttttacactgtggccaatattttggggaagtcagcatcactaaatgatataaaagattttaagctcctctaaattttgctccaagtgttgtgttaaattcaggattctggacagacagctgcctgtttttccagttctagtcatagtgattaacctaattgtttttggagatccaacagtgatgtatgtgttttttctacttttccatatcctgtcacctcaaccagctgggagagtcaagttgtggatcatcatgaagattttcaaaaggtgagtttagatttcttgaatgttttatttactttaaatgttcttttaaatatatcatagaatttgattgcaatttgttttcaaacatttttcttagtcatgctggagtcttgaagagttcttagaagagcatcaccctatatccgtgcatcaggaaccaccagacgagcgatcagcagctactacatcgtcatggataaaaaggtcatcctgtggctgggaagcacatctttcacaggacatgcttgatgagatttcatagctccagtttgtttttacacaagtttacagcatttataccttcatttaaactgctgtgtgttgatatggaggaccaaggaaacaccagaagtgaaagatttgcacgccaagttgtttaaaatgtaatttcagaagtaaactatgcgttcagaagaaaattgatgaaacatcaagtttggaccaaaggactaaaacagcctttttgagcactggtcatacatattttgttgatactgtctgtactaataaaacatttaaagcatatttgacattgttgcattttaaaaactgaatgaattgttgaagtggtgaatgttttcaaataaaatgttttttcttttgtaatttacagtctatttgagttttttaccatatttacactcaagagagttgaataaaataatatattacaccaggcggtgttaaatatagttacattttttaactctgcccagagttaaaattaacccttacttcggtgtcaatgtgccaacccttttgaaagtgttgatttaagtctgttttgagtggaccccatgagacactttcaaagtgttgaaattaacacccatagagttgttttgggtccccatattttgctgtgtatggAGTAAAACATAGATTATAgagtgtgcataaatacacttacaacTTTTACTTTGTTCTTAGATTTGAGCtgcttatttagattttctcagacatgTCAACATACATGTGCAAAGGTCTCACCCCCACACAATACTCCATATACCTCTATATTTGTTTTGCAATACAACCAAtcataaactgtaaaaattgCACATgcacctcttcccaacagggaaaaccattATCAATCAAAAACTCATGACTTTATAGTGTCATggctttacaaaaaataaatgacattataatggaagtcaataggggaAAAAACGGTTATACATTTTTACGGAGTGTATCGTTCCTAAACATTCTAAACACAGAATTCTAAGCTAGTTTTcgaagcattttcccaaaatatatgtCAAAAGATTAGTTatcaaaaatcattccatttgcatGAAGAAAGTTTGGGCCAAGTTAAGACTGAAAACATCTTTAACAGcacacaaaggaaaaaaaaaacagacacaaaaacagtgtttttgttattattactaaaGTGTTAAGTAGTTTCATGAAAATATGTAACAGTaagcataattatttttttattaacagcaATTGCATTTATGCCAATAATAATCAATGTGGGACATTCAGTTGGAAATGGGGTACACAGAATATGAACATGCTAAAACTTTGCTCCACGTTGTTTAGTTGAGCGAGTAAACAAGGCAAATAGCTGTTGATGAGCATTAGATCTGTATTAAACGCTAAATACGATATTTTACTGTGTTTAGTATTTCTAAATGATAAGCAAACCCTGTATAATCATGGCAAATGTCTGAAAATGTGCATGATGATCTGTCCAGTAAATTCACCAAATGcaaacaacatcatcatcatcctcatcatcatcatcatcaacataataataataataataataataataacaattctcTCTCCTCAGGCTTCAGTGCTGAGATCTCCAAATTTGTACAGACAGGAGCTTCTGTTCAACTGGATTTACAGACACAACCACTGACGTTTGATGATATAACCTGGAAAAATGATAAAActgaatatgtatttaaatatttcatcTCTAAAAATAATAGATCTTTCCCTAAATATCAGGACAGAATAGAGTTCAATGAATCAAGCTTCTCCCTGACTCTGAAGAACATGCAGAAGACAGACGGTGGACTCTACACAGTAACAATAACCGGAGCCTCAAGTAAAGACATTGCTGTTGTATACAGAGTGTCTGTTATAGGTGAGTGTCATTTTGCTTGGTGTTTAGATCATGAGACTCATTTATTCTCAGTTATTCATGTTAAATGTGTGCTTTTCTTCAATCAATCACCCTACACCATAAAATCAGTCTCTATGCTGATGATATATTAATTATACTTACAAAATCCTCAAACATCATTACAAGAAACAATAAAACTTATGGATACTTGTCTAAACGTATCTAAATACTCAATCGACTGGAATAAATCTGCTATACTTCTATTAAATTCCACCATTTAAGTGGATGTGgcatcccaaacatcacaaatcCCTCTGTGCACAAACTACAGTACATCACATATTTGGGTATCAATGTTTCTGCCAGGCTGTCAGAGTTGTTTGCACTTAACCATACTTCATTACTTAAAGAAATAGATGACAATCTTCAACGTTGGATGAACCTACCACTTTGAATCATGGTGAATCATTTTGCTTGGTGTTTAGATCATGAGACTCATTTATTCTCAGTTCTTCATGTTAAATATATGTGTGCTTTTCTTCAATCATCCACCCTTATAGAACTGTAAAGTTTAAGtgcaaattagaaaaaaaaaaaaagtttacagtgCAAATTAGAGAAGCATTGACCTTGATTTCTCAAATTAACCAATTCTGATACAGATTCTGATTTATTTCTGAGTGCATAAACAAgatgtttatttgctttttaactTCTGAGCTGATTTAAAAGTGAACAAGTGCACCAATAGGCATTAACTCAATCACGTAGTGTTGCTGAAAATGCTAATTTACTCTTTTTAATACAACAAACAAGGAAGTCAATTTgaccattttaaaaatgtgtaatttaatttgttaattaataataattaataaataaactaatattccAAAAAGACTTTATATTTCATTCTAACATTGTTatcttattaaaattaaaaaaaggctCTGCGCATTTCTAACTTGAATGGCCATAATAGTGATATTGACCCCATGAATTTGTGTACAGTATTTGATATACAACATCATCGAGTTGAAAAATCGTAGTATGGCACTAGTTGAATTGAGAATAAAAGGCTTGCAAACATGACCATTTAGCCTGAAGCCCTGCTAATGCTTTGccttacattttttatgtatctCTGAATATGCTAGTGTTTccttaaatatctttaaaatgcGTTTCAGATGAAGTGGAAGCTCCAGTTCTGACTGTAAACTCAAACTGCTCCTGTTCTGAACTGTGCTGCTTTACATGTAGTGGACATAACATTAATATTAGCTCCATCTATAACAGCGGTTGTTCTAAGGAGGAAGTGACATCAGCTGATGACCACATCTTAAGACTCAACTGCAACACCACGTTCATCATGTGTAACTACAGCAACCCAGTGAGCTGGAAAACTAATATTAAGGTGGTTCATGAACTCTGCCCTGTTAAACTAGACACATTCTGTATGCGCTCTGACTGAATAAAAAGATTGTTACTGTGAGTAAACACTGAACCGAAATGACTGTTGATTTACTTTCATTCTAGGCAAAAATATTTTTGGTCTTAAATAGAAATACAGCATACTTGAGAATTATCTCAGCGTCCTTTTTGGTTTATGGCTTTGTCTACCTTTTTTTCGGTGGTCAGTTTCTGACTCaaggcagcaaaaaaaaaaaaaaaaaaaaaacgcgcaATAGAGGCAAATTATGTTTTCCTAATTAGCAATAAAGCCATTTTATGTTTGAACTTTCATTAGACAGATAAAAACCATGATTATCTTATAATAAGCAGATAGGGAAAGTCTGTAGCTAATATAGAAGGCCCCACCTTAAATAGCCTTGATAATCAATGAATGATTTTCTGATGAATGTTCAGCTTTAGCATTGATTTGGGCAATTCAACATTTTGAGGTTTACCTGACTTCTGGTATTACCCCAATTGTGATATATACCGATCATAATCCCCTACCTTCTTGCATTCTCTACAAAATCCAAATCAGCGTCTTATTCGATGGTTTCTCTTTTTACAACCATTTGCTCTGGATATTCGTCACATAGAGGGCGTAGACAATGTGTTGGCTGACACTTTGTCTAGAGCCCCTTATGGCTAGTGGTTTGATTGaatgagtttttgttttttttttagttctagGATGT
This genomic window contains:
- the LOC141378924 gene encoding natural killer cell receptor 2B4-like, with the protein product MAINLLLNFLLFLLTAKTGFSAEISKFVQTGASVQLDLQTQPLTFDDITWKNDKTEYVFKYFISKNNRSFPKYQDRIEFNESSFSLTLKNMQKTDGGLYTVTITGASSKDIAVVYRVSVIDEVEAPVLTVNSNCSCSELCCFTCSGHNINISSIYNSGCSKEEVTSADDHILRLNCNTTFIMCNYSNPVSWKTNIKVVHELCPVKLDTFCMRSD